The Dunckerocampus dactyliophorus isolate RoL2022-P2 chromosome 1, RoL_Ddac_1.1, whole genome shotgun sequence genome has a segment encoding these proteins:
- the pm20d1.2 gene encoding N-fatty-acyl-amino acid synthase/hydrolase PM20D1.2 isoform X2, whose product MRAARVPHSTLGPKFKMIRVSKIIIGSGFAVVLILITIVSIRTLSLDVNAGLQLAHWEKASNISLDIDHHKREELIAHFKEAIRIPTVSFSSTEINTTALLRFNLLLQRAFPTVFSSSLVHHELVANYSHLFWVPGSQPNLMPYLMLAHIDVVPASESDGWVAPPFSAQEIDGFIYGRGTIDDKGSLMGILQALEYLLIKGYAPRRGFYIGLGHDEEISGYKGAMNIVRLLQQRDVQLSFVLDEGLAVLDGVISGLNGPAALIGVSEKGSATVKLSVSAPPGHASMPPRESSIGILAAAIKRLEENPMPRLFGHGPERATFEHLAHKFRYPMKFILSNLWLFSPLVGRFLEQKPDSNALVRTTTAITIFNAGVKTNVIPSLAEAYVNLRIHSAQSLQEVLDLIRYTVGDHRVNIELIEGFDPLPVSSSDETSYGFQIIKKTVLDMFPTVVVAPGVCVGNTDSRHFKALTTDIYRFIPLWFKPGDAKSVVRSADTSTWESQETTK is encoded by the exons ATGCGAGCTGCCAGAGTTCCACATTCAACCCTAGGACCAAAATTTAAGATGATAAGGGTTTCGAAGATTATAATAGGAAGTGGTTTCGCTGTTGTTCTAATTTTGATTACAATAGTATCAATCAGAACTCTGTCACTGGACGTCAATGCAGGACTTCAACTCGCACACTGGGAAAAAGCGAGTAATATCTCTCTTGACATAGACCACCATAAGCGAGAGGAACTTATTGCTCATTTTAAAG AGGCTATTCGCATCCCCACTGTTTCTTTCTCAAGCACAGAGATTAACACTACTGCACTGCTTCGCTTCAACTTGCTTCTGCAAAGAG CCTTCCCAACGGTTTTCTCTTCAAGCTTGGTACACCATGAATTGGTGGCCAACTACAGCCACCTGTTTTGGGTCCCAGGATCGCAGCCCAACCTGATGCCCTACCTGATGTTGGCTCATATCGATGTGGTGCCTGCCTCAGAGTCGGATGGCTGGGTGGCTCCACCTTTCTCTGCCCAGGAGATAGATGGCTTCATCTATGGTAGAGGGACTATAGATGACAAGGGTTCTCTGATG GGAATTCTTCAGGCCCTGGAATACCTGCTGATTAAAGGTTATGCACCACGCAGAGGGTTTTACATCGGCCTCGGCCATGATGAGGAG ATCAGTGGGTACAAAGGGGCCATGAACATTGTCCGACTGCTGCAGCAGCGTGATGTACAACTGTCATTTGTCCTGGATGAGGGTTTAGCTGTACTAGATGGAGTCATCAGTGGTCTCAACGGACCTGCTGCTTT AATCGGGGTGAGTGAAAAAGGCTCTGCCACTGTAAAGCTGAGTGTGTCCGCTCCTCCTGGTCACGCATCAATGCCTCCCAGGGAGAGCAGCATCGGGATTTTGGCTGCGGCAATCAAAAG ACTAGAGGAGAACCCTATGCCCAGGTTGTTTGGTCATGGACCTGAACGTGCGACTTTTGAACACTTGGCACACAAG tttaGGTACCCAATGAAGTTCATACTGTCAAATTTATGGCTGTTTTCTCCACTTGTTGGCAG GTTTCTTGAACAAAAACCAGACTCTAATGCACTTGTAAGAACAACTACAGCGATCACAATCTTTAATGCTGGTGTTAAG ACAAACGTTATTCCTTCCCTTGCTGAAGCATATGTGAATCTACGAATCCACTCAGCGCAGTCATTACAAG AGGTCCTGGATCTCATCCGGTATACAGTTGGGGACCACCGTGTAAATATAGAGCTAATTGAGGGCTTTGATCCTTTACCTGTCAGTTCATCTGATGAGACGTCTTATGGCTTCCAAATAATCAAAAAAACTGTGTTGGACATGTTTCCGACAGTCGTAGTCGCTCCAG GTGTATGCGTCGGGAACACAGACAGTCGACACTTCAAAGCTCTCACCACTGATATTTACCGCTTCATCCCTTTGTGGTTTAAACCAGGCGATGCAAAGAG TGTGGTAAGGAGCGCAGACACCTCTACATGGGAGAGTCAAGAAACAACAAAGTGA
- the pm20d1.2 gene encoding N-fatty-acyl-amino acid synthase/hydrolase PM20D1.2 isoform X3, with translation MRAARVPHSTLGPKFKMIRVSKIIIGSGFAVVLILITIVSIRTLSLDVNAGLQLAHWEKASNISLDIDHHKREELIAHFKAFPTVFSSSLVHHELVANYSHLFWVPGSQPNLMPYLMLAHIDVVPASESDGWVAPPFSAQEIDGFIYGRGTIDDKGSLMGILQALEYLLIKGYAPRRGFYIGLGHDEEISGYKGAMNIVRLLQQRDVQLSFVLDEGLAVLDGVISGLNGPAALIGVSEKGSATVKLSVSAPPGHASMPPRESSIGILAAAIKRLEENPMPRLFGHGPERATFEHLAHKFRYPMKFILSNLWLFSPLVGRFLEQKPDSNALVRTTTAITIFNAGVKTNVIPSLAEAYVNLRIHSAQSLQEVLDLIRYTVGDHRVNIELIEGFDPLPVSSSDETSYGFQIIKKTVLDMFPTVVVAPGVCVGNTDSRHFKALTTDIYRFIPLWFKPGDAKRFHGINERISTKNYEELILFYSRLIQNCDIQKLPEPHTSLHEL, from the exons ATGCGAGCTGCCAGAGTTCCACATTCAACCCTAGGACCAAAATTTAAGATGATAAGGGTTTCGAAGATTATAATAGGAAGTGGTTTCGCTGTTGTTCTAATTTTGATTACAATAGTATCAATCAGAACTCTGTCACTGGACGTCAATGCAGGACTTCAACTCGCACACTGGGAAAAAGCGAGTAATATCTCTCTTGACATAGACCACCATAAGCGAGAGGAACTTATTGCTCATTTTAAAG CCTTCCCAACGGTTTTCTCTTCAAGCTTGGTACACCATGAATTGGTGGCCAACTACAGCCACCTGTTTTGGGTCCCAGGATCGCAGCCCAACCTGATGCCCTACCTGATGTTGGCTCATATCGATGTGGTGCCTGCCTCAGAGTCGGATGGCTGGGTGGCTCCACCTTTCTCTGCCCAGGAGATAGATGGCTTCATCTATGGTAGAGGGACTATAGATGACAAGGGTTCTCTGATG GGAATTCTTCAGGCCCTGGAATACCTGCTGATTAAAGGTTATGCACCACGCAGAGGGTTTTACATCGGCCTCGGCCATGATGAGGAG ATCAGTGGGTACAAAGGGGCCATGAACATTGTCCGACTGCTGCAGCAGCGTGATGTACAACTGTCATTTGTCCTGGATGAGGGTTTAGCTGTACTAGATGGAGTCATCAGTGGTCTCAACGGACCTGCTGCTTT AATCGGGGTGAGTGAAAAAGGCTCTGCCACTGTAAAGCTGAGTGTGTCCGCTCCTCCTGGTCACGCATCAATGCCTCCCAGGGAGAGCAGCATCGGGATTTTGGCTGCGGCAATCAAAAG ACTAGAGGAGAACCCTATGCCCAGGTTGTTTGGTCATGGACCTGAACGTGCGACTTTTGAACACTTGGCACACAAG tttaGGTACCCAATGAAGTTCATACTGTCAAATTTATGGCTGTTTTCTCCACTTGTTGGCAG GTTTCTTGAACAAAAACCAGACTCTAATGCACTTGTAAGAACAACTACAGCGATCACAATCTTTAATGCTGGTGTTAAG ACAAACGTTATTCCTTCCCTTGCTGAAGCATATGTGAATCTACGAATCCACTCAGCGCAGTCATTACAAG AGGTCCTGGATCTCATCCGGTATACAGTTGGGGACCACCGTGTAAATATAGAGCTAATTGAGGGCTTTGATCCTTTACCTGTCAGTTCATCTGATGAGACGTCTTATGGCTTCCAAATAATCAAAAAAACTGTGTTGGACATGTTTCCGACAGTCGTAGTCGCTCCAG GTGTATGCGTCGGGAACACAGACAGTCGACACTTCAAAGCTCTCACCACTGATATTTACCGCTTCATCCCTTTGTGGTTTAAACCAGGCGATGCAAAGAG ATTCCATGGCATTAATGAAAGGATATCCACAAAGAACTACGAGGAGCTTATTCTGTTCTACTCTAGATTGATCCAAAACTGTGATATTCAGAAACTTCCTGAGCCTCACACCTCTCTTCATGAACTCTAA
- the pm20d1.2 gene encoding N-fatty-acyl-amino acid synthase/hydrolase PM20D1.2 isoform X1 → MRAARVPHSTLGPKFKMIRVSKIIIGSGFAVVLILITIVSIRTLSLDVNAGLQLAHWEKASNISLDIDHHKREELIAHFKEAIRIPTVSFSSTEINTTALLRFNLLLQRAFPTVFSSSLVHHELVANYSHLFWVPGSQPNLMPYLMLAHIDVVPASESDGWVAPPFSAQEIDGFIYGRGTIDDKGSLMGILQALEYLLIKGYAPRRGFYIGLGHDEEISGYKGAMNIVRLLQQRDVQLSFVLDEGLAVLDGVISGLNGPAALIGVSEKGSATVKLSVSAPPGHASMPPRESSIGILAAAIKRLEENPMPRLFGHGPERATFEHLAHKFRYPMKFILSNLWLFSPLVGRFLEQKPDSNALVRTTTAITIFNAGVKTNVIPSLAEAYVNLRIHSAQSLQEVLDLIRYTVGDHRVNIELIEGFDPLPVSSSDETSYGFQIIKKTVLDMFPTVVVAPGVCVGNTDSRHFKALTTDIYRFIPLWFKPGDAKRFHGINERISTKNYEELILFYSRLIQNCDIQKLPEPHTSLHEL, encoded by the exons ATGCGAGCTGCCAGAGTTCCACATTCAACCCTAGGACCAAAATTTAAGATGATAAGGGTTTCGAAGATTATAATAGGAAGTGGTTTCGCTGTTGTTCTAATTTTGATTACAATAGTATCAATCAGAACTCTGTCACTGGACGTCAATGCAGGACTTCAACTCGCACACTGGGAAAAAGCGAGTAATATCTCTCTTGACATAGACCACCATAAGCGAGAGGAACTTATTGCTCATTTTAAAG AGGCTATTCGCATCCCCACTGTTTCTTTCTCAAGCACAGAGATTAACACTACTGCACTGCTTCGCTTCAACTTGCTTCTGCAAAGAG CCTTCCCAACGGTTTTCTCTTCAAGCTTGGTACACCATGAATTGGTGGCCAACTACAGCCACCTGTTTTGGGTCCCAGGATCGCAGCCCAACCTGATGCCCTACCTGATGTTGGCTCATATCGATGTGGTGCCTGCCTCAGAGTCGGATGGCTGGGTGGCTCCACCTTTCTCTGCCCAGGAGATAGATGGCTTCATCTATGGTAGAGGGACTATAGATGACAAGGGTTCTCTGATG GGAATTCTTCAGGCCCTGGAATACCTGCTGATTAAAGGTTATGCACCACGCAGAGGGTTTTACATCGGCCTCGGCCATGATGAGGAG ATCAGTGGGTACAAAGGGGCCATGAACATTGTCCGACTGCTGCAGCAGCGTGATGTACAACTGTCATTTGTCCTGGATGAGGGTTTAGCTGTACTAGATGGAGTCATCAGTGGTCTCAACGGACCTGCTGCTTT AATCGGGGTGAGTGAAAAAGGCTCTGCCACTGTAAAGCTGAGTGTGTCCGCTCCTCCTGGTCACGCATCAATGCCTCCCAGGGAGAGCAGCATCGGGATTTTGGCTGCGGCAATCAAAAG ACTAGAGGAGAACCCTATGCCCAGGTTGTTTGGTCATGGACCTGAACGTGCGACTTTTGAACACTTGGCACACAAG tttaGGTACCCAATGAAGTTCATACTGTCAAATTTATGGCTGTTTTCTCCACTTGTTGGCAG GTTTCTTGAACAAAAACCAGACTCTAATGCACTTGTAAGAACAACTACAGCGATCACAATCTTTAATGCTGGTGTTAAG ACAAACGTTATTCCTTCCCTTGCTGAAGCATATGTGAATCTACGAATCCACTCAGCGCAGTCATTACAAG AGGTCCTGGATCTCATCCGGTATACAGTTGGGGACCACCGTGTAAATATAGAGCTAATTGAGGGCTTTGATCCTTTACCTGTCAGTTCATCTGATGAGACGTCTTATGGCTTCCAAATAATCAAAAAAACTGTGTTGGACATGTTTCCGACAGTCGTAGTCGCTCCAG GTGTATGCGTCGGGAACACAGACAGTCGACACTTCAAAGCTCTCACCACTGATATTTACCGCTTCATCCCTTTGTGGTTTAAACCAGGCGATGCAAAGAG ATTCCATGGCATTAATGAAAGGATATCCACAAAGAACTACGAGGAGCTTATTCTGTTCTACTCTAGATTGATCCAAAACTGTGATATTCAGAAACTTCCTGAGCCTCACACCTCTCTTCATGAACTCTAA
- the LOC129182286 gene encoding acidic mammalian chitinase-like isoform X1, with the protein MHKLILLAGLCAIITGMSATKRLVCHYDSASVQNRGPGHFKISDIDPTLCSHLVYSFVAIDNFGKLGIIPGDIPQFYAFNALKNSNPQLKTLLEVNLMLNFPALHTMISTPNGRSSFIGSAIDAVQEYGFDGLNVFWMNRMNYPTLNPQLFSELIMELRAAFEGLLLTASISAVESVIDGSYDVHTIANNVDFLNVMTAGIDINFMSQPSDTGFERTISAAAYLASNGAPQNKLNLGIAAYGRAFAETLGLSEPDKTKPLQGYLTDRPGLWTYYEVCHHLSESTSQIANAFVGYDSLPTIVAKADFINNHAGGAFVMSINLDDFSGNYCGLGNYPVIQTLHDELTTLPASR; encoded by the exons ATGCACAAGCTAATTCTTCTTGCAG GTCTCTGTGCGATCATCACTGGGATGA GCGCTACCAAAAGACTGGTGTGTCACTATGACAGCGCGTCAGTCCAAAACCGAGGGCCAGGACATTTCAAAATTTCAGACATCGATCCCACTCTGTGTAGTCATCTGGTCTATAGCTTTGTCGCCATTGACAACTTTGGGAAGCTTGGTATTATTCCTGGGGACATACCACAATTCTACGCTTTCAATGCTCTAAAGAACAG TAATCCACAGCTTAAAACCCTTCTGGAGGTCAATCTGATGCTTAACTTCCCTGC ACTCCACACCATGATAAGCACACCAAATGGCAGAAGCAGCTTTATTGGTTCAGCAATCGATGCGGTGCAAGAATATGGGTTTGATGGGTTGAACGTCTTCTGGATGAATAGAATGAACTATCCAACACTTAACCCGCAACTGTTCTCAGAGCTTATTATG GAACTGAGAGCGGCCTTCGAGGGTCTACTACTCACTGCTAGCATCTCTGCTGTGGAATCAGTCATTGATGGCAGTTATGATGTCCACACAATTGCCAA TAACGTAGACTTCTTGAATGTGATGACGGCAGGCATTGACATCAACTTTATGTCTCAGCCCAGCGACACGGGGTTTGAGCGAACG ATATCGGCAGCTGCATACTTGGCCAGCAATGGAGCACCACAGAATAAGCTTAACTTGGGTATTGCGGCATATGGACGAGCCTTTGCTGAGACACTTGGGTTGAGTGAACCAGACAAAACTAAGCCACTGCAAGGTTACCTTACTGATAGACCAGGTCTCTGGACCTATTATGAG GTTTGCCATCACCTGTCTGAGAGTACAAGCCAGATTGCCAATGCTTTTGTTGGCTATGACAGCTTGCCAACCATAGTTGCAAAG GCTGACTTTATCAACAACCACGCTGGAGGAGCCTTTGTCATGTCCATCAACCTGGATGACTTCAGTGGGAACTACTGTGGTCTAGGCAATTATCCTGTCATCCAAACCCTGCATGATGAGTTGACTACACTACCTGCATCTAGATGA
- the LOC129182286 gene encoding acidic mammalian chitinase-like isoform X2, producing MHKLILLAGATKRLVCHYDSASVQNRGPGHFKISDIDPTLCSHLVYSFVAIDNFGKLGIIPGDIPQFYAFNALKNSNPQLKTLLEVNLMLNFPALHTMISTPNGRSSFIGSAIDAVQEYGFDGLNVFWMNRMNYPTLNPQLFSELIMELRAAFEGLLLTASISAVESVIDGSYDVHTIANNVDFLNVMTAGIDINFMSQPSDTGFERTISAAAYLASNGAPQNKLNLGIAAYGRAFAETLGLSEPDKTKPLQGYLTDRPGLWTYYEVCHHLSESTSQIANAFVGYDSLPTIVAKADFINNHAGGAFVMSINLDDFSGNYCGLGNYPVIQTLHDELTTLPASR from the exons ATGCACAAGCTAATTCTTCTTGCAG GCGCTACCAAAAGACTGGTGTGTCACTATGACAGCGCGTCAGTCCAAAACCGAGGGCCAGGACATTTCAAAATTTCAGACATCGATCCCACTCTGTGTAGTCATCTGGTCTATAGCTTTGTCGCCATTGACAACTTTGGGAAGCTTGGTATTATTCCTGGGGACATACCACAATTCTACGCTTTCAATGCTCTAAAGAACAG TAATCCACAGCTTAAAACCCTTCTGGAGGTCAATCTGATGCTTAACTTCCCTGC ACTCCACACCATGATAAGCACACCAAATGGCAGAAGCAGCTTTATTGGTTCAGCAATCGATGCGGTGCAAGAATATGGGTTTGATGGGTTGAACGTCTTCTGGATGAATAGAATGAACTATCCAACACTTAACCCGCAACTGTTCTCAGAGCTTATTATG GAACTGAGAGCGGCCTTCGAGGGTCTACTACTCACTGCTAGCATCTCTGCTGTGGAATCAGTCATTGATGGCAGTTATGATGTCCACACAATTGCCAA TAACGTAGACTTCTTGAATGTGATGACGGCAGGCATTGACATCAACTTTATGTCTCAGCCCAGCGACACGGGGTTTGAGCGAACG ATATCGGCAGCTGCATACTTGGCCAGCAATGGAGCACCACAGAATAAGCTTAACTTGGGTATTGCGGCATATGGACGAGCCTTTGCTGAGACACTTGGGTTGAGTGAACCAGACAAAACTAAGCCACTGCAAGGTTACCTTACTGATAGACCAGGTCTCTGGACCTATTATGAG GTTTGCCATCACCTGTCTGAGAGTACAAGCCAGATTGCCAATGCTTTTGTTGGCTATGACAGCTTGCCAACCATAGTTGCAAAG GCTGACTTTATCAACAACCACGCTGGAGGAGCCTTTGTCATGTCCATCAACCTGGATGACTTCAGTGGGAACTACTGTGGTCTAGGCAATTATCCTGTCATCCAAACCCTGCATGATGAGTTGACTACACTACCTGCATCTAGATGA